The following nucleotide sequence is from Streptomyces caniferus.
AGCGGGTCAGGACGCTTCGCTTCATGCCCCGAGCGTAACCATCCGTTCCGGGGCGATCTTCGCCGCCCCCCTCCGAACGCGGACCGGGCCGGGCGGCCCCGAGGACGCCCTAGCCTTCCTGGAAATCCGCCGCCGCCACCCGCAACGGCCGCAGCATCGCGAAGATCTCCCCGCACTCCTCGGCGTCGTACACCCCGAGCCCGAAGTCCATCGCCATCAGGTCACGGGTGGCCGCGTCGCACACCTCGCGGCCCTTCTCCGTGATGGTGGCGAGCGTGCCCCGCCCGTCGTTCGGATTCGGCCGCTTGGCGACGAGACCGGACTTCACCAGCCGGTCGACGGTGTTGGTCACCGAGGTCGGGTGCACCATCAGCCGCTCGCCGATCTTCGACATCGGCAGTTCACCGGCCTTGGAGAAGGTCAGCAGCACCAGCGCCTCGTAGCGGGCGAAGGTCAGCCCGTACGGCTTGACCACCCCGTCCACCTCGGCCAGCAGGATCTGGTGGGCGCGCATGATCGAGGTGATGGCGGCCATCGAGGGCACGGCACCCCATCGCTGCTGCCACAGTTCGTCGGCGCGCGCGATGGGATCGAAAGCAAGGCTGAGCGGCTTCGGCACGCTTGTGACCCTACCGGGCGCTCATATGGTGGTCAGCCGTGTCTCAGTTTTCGGTACCCGGAACCGGTCCGGCCGGCCCGGGCACCGCGGGGGCGCCCGCACGGACCGCTCCCGCCGTACGCCGCACCTCCCGGATCACCACCGGTACGCAGAGCACCCCCACCACACCGGCGGCCGGCATCACGACCCGCAGCGGTGCGAACTCCGCGGCGACGCCGGCCAGCCCCATCGCCGAGCCCATCACCGTCATCCGCCCTGCCTGCATCACCGTCATCGCCTGTCCCAGCAGCTTCTCGGGGACCGCGTCGACGAACCAGCGGTCGACCCCGAAGTTGTACGAGATCCCGGTGCCGGTCAGCGCGAGCAGCAGCACCGCCCAGCCCAGCGAGGGCTGCGCGGCGAAGCCGAGCGACGGCAGGACGGCGAAGAGGCC
It contains:
- a CDS encoding MarR family winged helix-turn-helix transcriptional regulator, whose product is MPKPLSLAFDPIARADELWQQRWGAVPSMAAITSIMRAHQILLAEVDGVVKPYGLTFARYEALVLLTFSKAGELPMSKIGERLMVHPTSVTNTVDRLVKSGLVAKRPNPNDGRGTLATITEKGREVCDAATRDLMAMDFGLGVYDAEECGEIFAMLRPLRVAAADFQEG